Within Bacillota bacterium, the genomic segment ACACCCTTTCACCCCCGTATAACAGCATCAAATCCTTTTAAATTATACGAGGTTTTTTTATTGAAGTGGCTCACTTTTTTCCTGGCGTTTTCCTTATTTATGGCTCACTATTATTCTAGCGTTTATAGCCTTGTCTTACTTAAAGATGCGGCTAAAGCATTCAGAGCATTAACTAACGGCTGCGAACCATTAACATAAATTTCAATTTTCATTTTTGATAATCACCTCTTTCAAATTAATAAAACTATTGATATATTTAATTGTGGTAACACCCTTAGCAATAATTACTGTTACATTCGGTAACACTCAATCTAAAAAAAAGAGCCTATCCATTGATTCTTTAGGAAGGGCTTTACGGATTGCACCAATAGCTTTGACTCCCGCTCCCCTTTTTTTATTCAAAATACGTGACAATGTTGCTGGAGATAACCCTGTTTTCATGGCAAATTGCCTTATAGACCAGTTGTTTTGTTCCATTATCTCTTGCAGGTAATTAACATTAAGCCTCAAATTAATATCGCTCCTTTAAATATCCGATTGGTAACACACCTCATTCTAACACCGGTATTTACCATACGTCAATGACATGTCTGAAAAAGTGTTGCCAATTGGTAGCACTTTATGTATAATAGAATTGTAATGGAGGGTTGATTATGAACTTTGGCGAATATTTGAAACAGCTAAGGAAAGAAAAATCCATTTCTCAAAGAGAGCTTGCTGAAAAATCAGGTATTAGTAATGCTGAAATTAGTAGAATAGAAACTGGCGGAAGGCAAAAAATTTCCCCTGATGTATTAAGAGCCATTGCTCCAATCCTAGATACTCCTTATGAGGATCTTATGGATAAAGCAGGCTACCTTAACATACATGCTAGTTTTATGACAGAAAATAGAGAAGCTGAAGAAAAGTTTATTGCAATTGTAACACCTAAATTAATCATGAATGGTTGGAGTGTTGAACGTACCAGAAGAGGACCGGCTGTTAGTGATATAGTGGCAAAGAAAGACCAGGAAGAATGGCATATTGATTTTAAGTACTTGCGAACTAGAGAAGATGATGACAGGAATTTCAGAGATGAATTCCGAGCACGAGATATTTTATGCCGAACCTATGGAAGACTAGCCATATCCGACCATAATACTATTACAAAATTTACCATAGCCCTAAGCAATGAAAAGATATATAAGATTACACTTAAATACATTCCTAAATTC encodes:
- a CDS encoding helix-turn-helix transcriptional regulator produces the protein MRLNVNYLQEIMEQNNWSIRQFAMKTGLSPATLSRILNKKRGAGVKAIGAIRKALPKESMDRLFFLD
- a CDS encoding helix-turn-helix domain-containing protein; the protein is MNFGEYLKQLRKEKSISQRELAEKSGISNAEISRIETGGRQKISPDVLRAIAPILDTPYEDLMDKAGYLNIHASFMTENREAEEKFIAIVTPKLIMNGWSVERTRRGPAVSDIVAKKDQEEWHIDFKYLRTREDDDRNFRDEFRARDILCRTYGRLAISDHNTITKFTIALSNEKIYKITLKYIPKFLKLSTSAMLIDLEKEKIVEEQKLT